A region of Salvelinus alpinus chromosome 24, SLU_Salpinus.1, whole genome shotgun sequence DNA encodes the following proteins:
- the LOC139552338 gene encoding protein PRRC2B-like isoform X2: protein MSDRLGQITKSKDGKSKYSSLSLFDKYKGKSIETQKTAVPRHGLQSLGKVAAARRMPPPAHLPSLKSENKGNDPNVIIVPKDGTGWANKQEQPDQKSSIASTQQLPELQPQLALQKSVSNLQKTTPVASQESTNTSGPKQWAHLNGKAVELDGLRASNRLQPFSHEEFPTLKAAGEQDKAGKERSTFDPSYGPGPSLRPQNVTSWREGGGRNLVPSSLPACLPSETEGKASGVAETGSSPPPLPPSASSILSAPMVSPTTATSVSAPPAPEPKEISLRPAQPLRRPAPPALSHHHPTTTTYHDMLPAFMCLKETCDAPGTAEHTGPVTVVAPVRFDNRPTFRQPYPNNNQEPVNGEVGRGENRFIRGPLRNPSSRPIRRPGDRPPRPAIINPDDLKDLDELDNDCEDGWAGIHEEVDYGEKLKFSDDEEEHAAGEKNKMWAEWENQRRERQLSLSSGEGPYPQEGPEEEAYLAYQEQMAHRNTNGRFPSGEAQAQQKSSGLGMAQQGEPLEDQEERQVPARGKFVSPELSEAVERARRRREEEERRAREERLAACAEKLKRLDEKFGKMERQLSRSEEEAKDGESKDAALSPGRESKNHPESWQYGTKDAECLLEHSPRQQDYRDKATSGFASYRSEDDAGAESNSPLPPRFQKQQQEQVYKMQHWQQQSGHPAPSGSSHPQRGYYPPHVLGFDPRWMMMPPFMDPRMAQGRSPVDYYPNAVHSSGMMKPLMQPDHLNSPGSTSDEGCHPSMHHERRAPSTEPYPVWNQDGYPPRSFTPPYQRQHESSDRSQPDDRIDRTCSQQDLYEERGNECLDNPSHDLSHPAYHQSRGTDRDHHSHNQGLLSTALSRPQQQNTDGDYPKQEPKDGHLKDSTDHRDDVFDTAKEKGFDSDFWRRDGGQKKKKEGGVGVQNQWFDPGSTTSASSVSQPSETSGRTLTRRTGPIKKPVLKALKVEEKENEKPKVEPGEKVVPYRLEKEVLTNVYDLKKDNQPLVSNRRSASPAIEKQPEGKQHPPPAPAKVEQPSSPHSEDLPKESSWDSGKSQSSRDDQESREPAAPRRNNWIFVDEEQAFAGARGTGRGRSRGGFREFSSRGDRGGRGGENPRGSYNNNNSRDAVGAQRPGRGRGLPRDFVKVEDLQRGKPRRRNVSETLSETSEYEELPKRRRQKGSENGEGVSYPEQGETRKADRDSWRSNKVYTEDQAASDARDDKAKASSRGFGGCSLPPRLDTGRGYNTGRGFNNSSRDTSTWRGRGTQFGSGGGPMLENGYGPGTETFSRRPPPAEREPLKYTPKFTGSTGSFMENGTEDRGLEGEYYIDNDNPGQQQLRRRRPPRQDKPPRFRRLRQEREPGSGQWTSDEYINGSDGFANPWPGRSKEGSREDGWPSGHYSGGGGRSGGQHGQAEDWETGSENSDFNDWREKRGGGQQQQAHGGDVHSDSGHGELGSVEKRELAKRSFSSQRPLMDRQNRKGEPALLEGNKMTRSSENPNALPSCNRNDGWQNGGASNHRRNKEDSGLVYCVEQSEEGHQSNEHSGKKLDKELKTRSVKGDLAEPLSQYDLTSYHIEGDAGGSSPDGFQDLSKKQQRHLPQEDDRRRKEHGAPVPVKNRPITSKMPPRFAKKQGGMTMDQPEEGLSANNLGTEIWETNSSALSVQSSGGDSWTKQVSYTGSEPNSEDSDAGPEQSKEQHKPGPIGNERLLKHRKGSEGLEGGPITPVNGVNLHADTVLPVPPIEFGVSAKDSDFSLPPRSTPVPVSNPVTKLQVTLASNPALTQAIPMLRRDHLQPGINLNPISFPSADLTLKMESARKAWENSQSLPEQGSPGGVAAGAQPPCTVGSSSGVSYSSFGGVPMPVASVAPSMSMQGNHIPPLYLDGHVFPSQPRLVPPTMTQQQSYQQAAAQQIPISLHTSLQAQAQLGLRGGLPVSQSQEMFNSIPSFRSQVYMHPNLSQPSPMVLSGGGPLKGPYSAYPGMQPSDMVKPQSGSHYQPMNGSQAMVYDGQMNQGPGMGSSQLMDSQLIQVTMPLPGSQLRYGSAQQHLILPQSIQLQQGQNLSVGAARRMLPPGSQPPVMTGSRENFPISTGPYTTYKTSQMEMKGFQFSDKPNHSQGMPGGYNRPGSASPSGKPSGPVPGHYTQQKTTSMQAVQQRGWACSGPGLTCSCCYRDPATGWFEAPLCPLHGKVPPPQGSMVMHMRPPTTGPFPTPIQRPVMQVNKTVIIRSPPYPNPGREPLHSTPPLAPEPSVKGPEDGMKLSHPL from the exons ATGTCCGATCGTTTGGGGCAAATAACCAAGTCCAAGGATGGGAAAAGCAAGTATTCCTCACTCAGCCTATTTGATAAGTACAAGGGAAAGTCTATAGAAACTCAGAAAACCGCAG TTCCGCGACATGGCTTACAGAGTCTTGGCAAAGTGGCCGCAGCCCGGCGCATGCCCCCACCCGCTCACCTGCCGAGCCTGAAGTCCGAGAACAAAGGAAACGACCCCAACGTGATTATCGTGCCCAAAGACGGAACAGGATGGGCAAACAAGCAGGAACAACCCGATCAAAAGAG tTCCATTGCATCAACACAACAGCTGCCGGAGTTGCAGCCGCAGCTGGCTTTACAGAAATCTGTCTCCAATCTCCAGAAGACCACACCGGTAGCCAGTCAAGAG AGCACAAACACAAGTGGACCAAAGCAATGGGCCCATCTAAATGGAAAGGCCGTAGAACTAGATG GTTTAAGGGCCTCAAACCGACTGCAGCCCTTCTCTCACGAGGAATTTCCAACGCTGAAGGCTGCTGGGGAACAGGACAAGGCTGGCAAGGAAAGAAGCACCTTCGATCCGTCGTATGGGCCCGGACCAAGCCTCCGCCCCCAGA aTGTGACAAGTTGGAGGGAGGGTGGTGGGAGGAACCTTGTGCCCTCATCCCTGCCGGCCTGCCTGCCTTCAGAGACCGAGGGCAAGGCCAGCGGCGTGGCTGAGACTGGGAgctccccccctcctcttcccccctctgcctcctctattctctctgcCCCCATGGTCAGTCCCACCACTGCCACCAGTGTCAGCGCCCCTCCAGCCCCGGAGCCCAAGGAGATCTCTCTGCGCCCCGCCCAGCCACTCCGCAGGCCCGCCCCCCCTGCCCTGAGCCATCaccaccctaccaccaccacctaccacgaCATGCTGCCTGCCTTT ATGTGCCTCAAAGAGACTTGTGATGCTCCCGGCACTGCTGAACACACTGGCCCTGTCACTGTGGTCGCCCCAGTCCGCTTTGACAACAGGCCCACCTTCAGGCAGCCCTACCCCAATAACAACCAAGAGCCTGTCAA TggtgaggtggggagaggagaaaaCCGCTTCATCCGCGGGCCCCTGCGCAACCCCTCCTCCCGACCCATCCGTCGACCTGGCGACAGACCCCCTCGTCCGGCAATCATCAACCCAGATGACCTGAAGGATCTGGATGAGCTAGACAACGACTGTGAAGACGGCTGGGCAG GTATCCATGAAGAAGTTGATTACGGCGAGAAACTCAAGTTcagtgatgatgaggaggagcatGCCGCTGGTGAAAAGAACAAGATGTG GGCTGAATGGGAGAACCAACGTCGTGAGCGCCAGTTATCCCTGAGCTCAGGAGAGGGGCCATACCCCCAGGAGGGCCCTGAGGAGGAGGCTTACCTTGCCTACCAGGAGCAGATGGCCCACAGGAACACCAATGGCAGGTTCCCCTCTGGAGAAGCACAG GCACAGCAGAAGAGCTCCGGGCTGGGCATGGCCCAACAGGGTGAACCCCTGGAAGACCAGGAGGAGCGCCAGGTCCCAGCCCGGGGCAAGTTTGTTTCCCCTGAGCTCTCAGAGGCTGTGGAGAGAGCACGCCGacgcagggaggaggaggagaggcgtGCCCGCGAGGAAAGACTGGCCGCATGTGCCGAGAAGCTCAAGAGGCTAGATGAGAAGTTTGGGAAGATGGAGAGGCAGTTGTCGAGGTCTGAGGAGGAAGCAAAGGACGGGGAGAGCAAGGATGCAGCACTGTCCCCTGGAAGAGAGAGCAAAAACCACCCAGAGAGCTGGCAGTACGGCACGAAAG aCGCTGAGTGTCTCTTGGAGCACTCCCCCAGACAGCAGGACTACAGGGACAAGGCCACCTCGGGATTCGCCTCCTACCGCAGCGAGGACGATGCCGGGGCCGAATCCAACTCTCCCCTACCGCCCCGCTTCCAAAAGCAGCAGCAG GAGCAAGTGTATAAGATGCAGCACTGGCAGCAGCAGTCTGGCCACCCCGCCCCCTCCGGCTCCAGCCACCCCCAGAGGGGCTACTACCCCCCACACGTGCTGGGCTTTGACCCCCGCTGGATGATGATGCCCCCCTTCATGGACCCACGCATGGCCCAGGGCCGCTCCCCTGTAGACTACTACCCTAACGCTGTCCACTCTTCAG GAATGATGAAACCGCTGATGCAGCCAGACCACCTGAACAGCCCAGGGTCCACCTCTGACGAGGGCTGCCACCCCAGCATGCATCACGAGAGGAGGGCCCCCTCCACCGAGCCCTACCCCGTTTGGAACCAAGATGGCTACCCCCCTCGCAGTTTCACCCCACCCTACCAGAGACAGCACGAGAGCTCAGACAGGAGCCAGCCAGACGACCGGATTGACAGGACCTGCTCCCAGCAGGACTTGTATGAAGAGAGGGGAAACGAGTGCCTAGACAACCCCTCTCACGACCTCTCCCATCCGGCCTACCACCAGAGCAGAGGCACCGACAGGGACCACCACTCGCACAACCAAGGCCTGCTCTCCACAGCCCTGAGCCGGCCCCAGCAGCAGAACACAGACGGCGACTACCCCAAACAGGAACCCAAAGACGGGCACCTGAAGGACAGCACTGACCACCGCGACGATGTCTTCGACACCGCCAAGGAAAAGGGCTTTGACTCAGACTTCTGGAGGCGAGATGGAggccagaagaagaagaaggaaggTGGTGTTGGTGTTCAGAACCAGTGGTTTGATCCTGGCTCCACCACCTCCGCCAGCAGTGTAAGCCAGCCATCTGAGACCAGTGGTAGGACCCTGACCCGCAGGACCGGTCCCATTAAGAAGCCTGTGCTCAAGGCcctcaaagtggaagagaaggAGAACGAGAAGCCCAAAGTGGAGCCCGGGGAGAAGGTAGTCCCTTACCGCCTGGAGAAAGAAGTGCTCACCAATGTATATGACCTGAAGAAAGACAACCAGCCCCTAGTAAGTAACAGACGCTCCGCCTCACCTGCTATCGAGAAGCAGCCAGAAGGGAAGCAACACCCACCACCAGCCCCTGCTAAAGTAGAGCAGCCATCCAGTCCCCACAGTGAGGATTTGCCCAAGGAGAGCAGCTGGGACAGTGGGAAGAGCCAGTCCTCTAGAGACGACCAGGAGAGCAGGGAGCCTGCCGCACCACGACGCAACAACTGGATCTTCGTCGATGAGGAGCAGGCCTTTGCCGGAGCCAGGGGAACGGGTAGAGGTCGAAGCCGTGGCGGCTTCAGGGAGTTCAGCTCCAGAGGAGACCGGGGAGGCCGAGGCGGAGAGAACCCCAGAGgaagctacaacaacaataacagCAGGGACGCCGTTGGAGCCCAGAGACCAGGCAGAGGTAGAGGACTGCCCAGGGACTTTGTCAAGGTGGAAGACCTGCAGAGGGGGAAGCCAAGGAGGCGCAACGTCAGCGAGACTCTGAGCGAGACCTCCGAGTACGAGGAGCTGCCCAAGCGGCGGCGCCAGAAGGGCTCTGAAAACGGAGAGGGTGTCAGCTACCCAGAGCAGGGAGAGACCAGGAAGGCTGACCGAGACTCGTGGAGGTCGAACAAGGTGTACACTGAAGACCAGGCGGCTAGCGACGCCCGAGACGACAAAGCCAAGGCCAGCAGCAGGGGGTTCGGCGGCTGCTCTCTGCCTCCCAGACTCGACACTGGCAGGGGCTACAACACCGGCCGGGGGTTCAACAACAGCTCCAGAGACACCTCCACCTGGAGGGGCCGGGGGACACAGTTCGGCAGCGGCGGTGGGCCAATGCTGGAGAACGGCTATGGCCCGGGCACCGAAACCTTCTCCAGAAGACCACCACCTGCAGAGCGCGAGCCCCTCAAATACACCCCCAAGTTTACCGGCTCTACCGGTTCCTTCATGGAGAATGGCACAGAGGACCGTGGCTTGGAGGGAGAGTACTACATAGACAACGACAACCCTGGACAACAGCAGTTAAGAAGACGGCGGCCGCCACGCCAGGACAAGCCCCCGCGCTTCCGCCGACTACGTCAAGAGAGGGAGCCCGGCAGCGGCCAGTGGACCAGTGACGAGTATATCAACGGATCGGACGGATTCGCCAACCCCTGGCCAGGCCGCTCCAAGGAGGGAAGTAGAGAAGACGGCTGGCCCAGTGGCCACTACtccggagggggagggaggtCCGGTGGTCAGCATGGCCAGGCTGAGGACTGGGAGACTGGCTCGGAGAACAGCGACTTCAACGACTGGAGGGAGAAGCGAGGTGGAGGGCAGCAGCAGCAAGCCCACGGTGGAGATGTGCACTCAGACTCTGGCCACGGGGAGCTTGGCTCTGTGGAGAAGAGGGAGCTGGCCAAGAGAAGCTTCTCCAGCCAGCGCCCCCTGATGGACCGGCAGAACAGGAAGGGAGAGCCGGCTCTACTGGAAGGGAACAAGATGACACGTTCCTCAGAGAACCCCAACGCACTGCCCTCCTGCAACAGGAACGACGGCTGGCAGAACGGAGGGGCCTCCAACCATAGGAG GAACAAAGAGGATTCAGGCCTAGTCTACTGTGTCGAGCAGTCTGAGGAGGGCCACCAGTCCAACGAACACTCAGGGAAGAAGCTGGACAAGGAGCTGAAGACTCGGTCTGTAAAGGGAGACCTGGCCGAGCCATTGTCTCAGTACGACCTCACCAGCTACCACA TTGAGGGGGATGCTGGGGGTTCCAGTCCAGATGGGTTCCAGGACCTGTCCAAGAAACAGCAGCGTCATCTTCCACAGGAAGACGACAGGAGGAGGAAGGAACATGGAGCTCCG GTGCCGGTGAAGAACAGACCGATCACCTCCAAGATGCCCCCACGGTTTGCCAAGAAGCAGGGTGGCATGACCATGGATCAGCCAGAGGAGGGCCTCTCTGCCAACAACCTGGGCACTGAGATCTGGGAGACCAACAGCTCCG CTCTGTCAGTCCAGTCATCTGGAGGAGACTCGTGGACCAAGCAGGTGTCTTATACAGGCAGCGAGCCCAACTCTGAGGACTCTGACGCGGGGCCTGAGCAGAGCAAGGAGCAGCACAAGCCCGGCCCCATCGGCAACGAGCGCTTGCTCAAGCACCGCAAGGGCTCGGAGGGTCTGGAGGGCGGGCCCATTACGCCCGTCAACGGCGTGAACCTCCACGCGGACACAGTGCTGCCTGTGCCGCCCATAGAGTTTGGCGTTAGCGCCAAGGACTCTGACTTCAGCCTACCGCCCAGGTCCACCCCAGTGCCTGTGTCCAACCCCGTCACCAAGCTACAGGTCACCCTTGCCAGCAAC CCGGCCCTGACCCAGGCCATCCCCATGCTGCGTAGAGACCACCTGCAGCCTGGCATCAACCTCAACCCCATCTCTTTCCCCAGCGCTGACCTCACACTCAAG ATGGAGTCAGCCCGTAAGGCGTGGGAGAACTCCCAGTCTCTCCCTGAGCAGGGCTCTCCTGGTGGGGTTGCCGCTGGTGCCCAGCCCCCCTGCACTGTAGGCTCCTCCAGTGGGGTCAGCTACAGCTCCTTTGGAGGGGTGCCAATGCCCGTAGCCTCTGTGGCACCTTCCATGTCCATGCAGG GTAACCATATCCCCCCGCTGTATCTGGACGGCCATGTTTTTCCCAGCCAGCCTCGTCTGGTGCCCCCAACCATGACCCAGCAgcagagctaccaacag GCAGCTGCCCAGCAGATCCCCATCTCCCTGCACACCTCTCTGCAGGCCCAGGCCCAGCTTGGTCTCCGGGGGGGCCTGCCCGTCTCACAGTCCCAGGAGATGTTCAACTCCATTCCCTCCTTCAGGTCCCAGGTATACATGCACCCCAATCTGTCCCAGCCCAGCCCCATGGTGCTGTCAGGTGGTGGCCCCCTCAAGGGGCCCTACTCGGCCTACCCGGGCATGCAGCCGTCGGATATGGTCAAGCCCCAGTCTGGCTCCCACTACCAGCCAATGAATGGCAGCCAGGCCATGGTCTACGACGGCCAGATGAACCAGGGCCCTGGCATGGGCTCCTCCCAGCTCATGGACTCCCAGCTCATCCAG gtgaccATGCCCTTGCCGGGCTCTCAGCTGCGTTATGGCTCTGCCCAGCAGCACCTCATCCTGCCCCAGTCCATCCAGCTCCAGCAGGGCCAGAACCTCTCCGTGGGAGCTGCCCGCAGAATGCTCCCCCCTGGCTCCCAGCCCCCAGTCATGACCGGCAGCAGAGAG AATTTCCCAATCTCTACTGGTCCGTATACTACTTACAAG ACCTCCCAGATGGAAATGAAAGGTTTCCAGTTCTCTGACAAGCCCAATCACTCCCAGGGCATGCCTGGAGGATACAACAG acCAGGGTCTGCCAGCCCCAGTGGGAAGCCGTCTGGCCCCGTGCCTGGACATTACACCCAGCAG AAGACGACCTCCATGCAGGCTGTTCAGCAACGAGGCTGGGCCTGCAGTGGCCCTGGCCTGACCTGTAGTTGCTGCTACAGAGACCCGGCCACCGGCTGGTTTGAGGCCCCGCTGTGCCCCCTCCACGGCAAG GTCCCTCCTCCTCAGGGCAGCATGGTTATGCACATGCGTCCCCCCACCACCGGCCCCTTCCCCACCCCCATCCAGAGACCTGTCATGCAGGTCAACAAGACCGTCATCATCCGCTCCCCCCCTTATCCCAACCCCGGGCGCGAGCCCCTCCACTCCACCCCCCCCTTGGCCCCCGAGCCCTCTGTCAAGGGGCCGGAGGATGGCATGAAGTTGAGCCACCCACTGTAA